The window GAAAAATCCTGCAGGTATTCCTTGTTCAGAAGCTGTATGGTTTCCTGTATCTTCCGAAACATTTTTTCTTCCCACTTTCCTACGGATTTTTTCCAGACAAACGTATATTTGTTTGCACAGGCCTCTAACTTTGTCCCGTCAATAAATACAGTCTCCTTTAACAGTTCCCCGGAATCCCCCAAACGTTTTACCATCTGGTAAAAGAGATTTTCACAGGCATCTGCCAAAAATCCGGTACGAAAGCGGGCAATCGTGCTGTGATCAGGAGCCTTTTGTCCAGCTAACAGCCACATAAAGTTGATATCCCTTTTGCAAGCTGTTTCCATTTTTCTTGAAGAATAAATGTTTTGAGAATAAGCGTAGGTCAGGATCTTGAACATGGTCTTTGGGTCGACTGCGGGATTTCTGCCTTTTGCAGAGTAAGCCTGATACAGCAAGCTGTAATCTAAATCCTCCAATTCGTGGCTGAGCAGTCGAACAGAATCATCATCAGGAACCAAACCTTCCAAATTTAATGGCAAAACCAGTTGATAAGGTTCGCCAAATTCGGTATAATTTTTATGGTATTTTAATTTACTTGACATATCTTATTATACCATGGATTGCGGACTCTTCGGAGTCCGTTTTCTATTTTAGGGTACAAAAAAGGAGCGCTGCTCCATAGGTGATTACTCACCTATTTTGCAACGCCCCCCACCTCGTCACATTGTTCATAGTTAAAGGCTCATAACTTCCTGATACACCCCAGGAATTGATCTAAGACAATCAACAAGTCATCATTTAGTCTTTTGCGGCATTCTTTCAAGCAATGTTTCGGTATGTCATAATAGGCTTCGCCTATACTCCCAGCTATACATGTCAATGTGTCGCAATCTCCACCGAGAGAAACTGCTGTACGAATTACATCTTCAAAATCCTGTGCCTCCAGAAAAGATGTAATTGCTTCCGGAACAGTCTTTTGACAAGTTTCATCATGAAAATATAATGGTCTAATTTCATCACACGATCTGGAAAGATCATATCCGAACTCATCCACCACATAGTTTTTAATGAATTTTTTATCTGCTCCTGTCCTTGCTAAAAATATAGCACTTGCTACCGCTTCAGCACCTTTTACCCCTTCTGGATGATTATGTGATACCTCGGCTGTCCATCTGGCTACATCTCTTGTTTTTTCTATAGAGTCATACAACCATCCTACAGCTGAAACCCTCATAGCTGCTCCGTTACCGAAACTACCATATGGTTCTGGATTCTTTTCAACAAGCCAAGACGAGAACATTCCTCCGTAACCTGCGTCGGGATAACGCCTTCCCCACTTTTGCATAGAACAAATAATATTGGCTTTTGTCACTTCTTCAGACTTACCAATAGAATCCAATAATGCCTCTGCCACTGCTATGGACATAACTGAAT of the Luxibacter massiliensis genome contains:
- a CDS encoding ADP-ribosylglycohydrolase family protein, with the protein product MYGAIIGDMVGAPYEFDRGNKTKDFPMFIEESQFTDDSVMSIAVAEALLDSIGKSEEVTKANIICSMQKWGRRYPDAGYGGMFSSWLVEKNPEPYGSFGNGAAMRVSAVGWLYDSIEKTRDVARWTAEVSHNHPEGVKGAEAVASAIFLARTGADKKFIKNYVVDEFGYDLSRSCDEIRPLYFHDETCQKTVPEAITSFLEAQDFEDVIRTAVSLGGDCDTLTCIAGSIGEAYYDIPKHCLKECRKRLNDDLLIVLDQFLGCIRKL